The genomic DNA TGTATCGATATAGACATACGATAATATGTCTGCTACTTTTTTTGCTACTGTACTCTTCCCAGCACCAGCTGGTCCATCAATTGCGATTTTCATCAAATTACTCATACTTCCTCCTGCTATTTCCGGTTGTCCTAAGTTATCTATCCATCTTGAGTGAAAGGGTAAAATCACAGAGAAAACTTGGCTCAAAGGGAGGTCTGGATACTCCTTGGACCAAGTTTATTATCATGTGAATTTTCACTTCTTCAGATCTTTTTCAACTCTTTCATGATACCATAGGTCGTTTGAGTGGTCTATGGTTTCCACGGTTTCTCCCCTTTGTCCACTGAGGATCCCCTCATATTGATAGACACGGTTCAAATACGATCCGATTCCCGTTTGCAGGACCAATAATTGTCCAACAATCATAAATATGACCTGACAGATGATCACCTTCATGATGATCCGCTCGATGGTTTTCATAAAACGCTATACCTCATTTCAGCTCTTTCCATCTAGCGTGTCCAAATAAAGCCAATCAGTTACATCAAATCAGGCCATTCTTCTTGAATTTCAACTGTTCTTCAAAACAAAACCGGAGATAATTTTGTTTGTCTTTCTCTGTAACATCGATGAATTGCAGTGGGGCTTTAAGCCTTCCGTTTTCTCCTTCTAAAATCCGTAAGACCATCGCCTTTTGTTTTATGTACCATGTATACTGCTTTAACGGGATGACCATCCAACAATAGATCACCTGACCATTTCGCAATGGATGACGTTCTGGCAAATTTATCATACAGCCACCTGCGCTAATATCAGATGTCAATGTTGTGAAGGGTGAAAACTGATGTGCTGTAGGGTGTATTGCGACGTCGATGGCAGAATCGACTCGTACGAATTCCCTTCTCTGTACTTTTTCAAGCCCTTCTTCTCCTGGAAACGATAAAATCAATAATGGGATACGATCCTTGAAACGATCCACCATTTCCGTTGAAAAAGCGTAGGTCGATTTATCTGAAGTTGTAAAACTCGCCCGGAACCGTGAACCAATCATGAAAAACTCCGACTTGTTCGTCTGAAGGTTGGTTGGGTAAGTGACAAAGATTCTACCATTATCAATTTTATCGACCTTGCATTTATATTTCACAGTCTTCCGGCCTGGTTTCTCCATCTCAAGTTCAAGTGTTTCTCCAGCCTTAATCACGGGTGTCCCTCCTTTCCTCATTCAATGATTCAATTAGGTCTATTATCTCATTTTAACTCAAAAAGGAAAAGCAAATCTTGCTTTTCCTTCTCCATTTTCAAGGTGATAAAGAGGGCCGATTCCTTCATCCTCCGAAAACGCACAAAATGGAAATATGGAGGACGTATGAAGCGTTTTATGAGTCCTCCATATCGAGAAAAACTGAATATGGGGGACGCATGGAGCGGTTATGAGTACTTAAAATTGAAAATATGGAGCTCGTATTTGAACCACTCCCAATAAAAAAGCTTGTAAAGAAACACTCGGTTTCTTTACAAGCTGCTTAAAACGTTCACATGCTATTGACTGGTGTGTTCGGGTCATCCAATTTCTTTACTTTCTCCTCGTAACCATTGTTTGCATTAATGAAAATCCTGAACGTTTCGTTTTTCAAAGTTGCCAGGAATTCATAGCAATGGACTTCCTCACCGAGGTCGTTCACGATGATTCCTTGATGAACCTCCATGATTTTGAGCTTTGGATTCATTTTACCTCTTGCTTCTTGCTCTGAGAGTTTCGGTGAAGTTATCTTTCGTTCCCTTTCACCGACCAGGTAATTCATCCCTTCATACCCGATAATGTCCCCGTTATCTAGTGCGACCTTGATGGTGATTGTTTGTGGGTAGATCCTGACATCACCCTGCTTTTTCACGTACGTGTAAATTCCGATGTTGTCGTACTGATCGCTTACCGACATCTCCATTTTGTCCATCGCATGAGCCTTCAAGAATGCAAGGGCTTTTTCGCTCCCTTTATATAAGCTGAGCTTCGCTTTCTTTACATCCCGATCCTGAAGGATCCAAACCGGATGTCCACCCTTCTTCGTCAATTCCATATAGATGTTCGATTTGCTTTGCGGCTCGTTAATCGATACACGATATGCCTTATATGGACTACCTTTTCCGTTCTCCTCGACAATCACTTTACTTCCTTGCTTCAAATCCAGAAACTTGAATGCGAGCTTTTTCGCTTCTTCCTTCGTGATTTCCTTACCCTTCAATGCCTTGTATTTATTATCCTTAAACTCGCTGATCTTTGTCATTTCAGGTCCCCAATTGACTTCCGAGTACCCTTCTGACGATTTGTCCACCGTTTTGAGGCCATCAATGATCGTGTTGTCTTTCGGATCCGATTCAGTAGCCAAAGCCAATTCGACATCCATCCACCTCAGGTTCTCCTTCATCACGAGAGATTGGACTTTTCTTAATTCATTCTTTATTTCAGTCGCATTTTCATGGAGCTTTTCGAGCGTCTGGTATTCCTTGTCTGAAAGCGGGGATTTTGTTAAGTCTCGAATCGCGATCCTATAACTGAATTCCCCGATCTTTGTCAGGAATTCCTCCGTCTTATTGAAAGGTAACAGCGCCAAAGGCAATTGTCCCACATCGTTATGCGCTTCCGATGTCAATCGCCACACTTCTGCAAGTGCTGGAGATAGCTGCTGCCTCGAATTCATCGCCAATGTCGTTCCAATCTTTTCTTCCAACGCATCGAAATGGAAGTTCAGATCATGGAATGCACGTTGGTAATTATTCTCTGCATTGATCAATACCGCATTTTTTTCCTGATGCTCTTTATAACCCCAATAGCCTGTTCCGACAACCGCTAATGCTAAAATGGTCAAAAGGACTGTTCTTATCACAAT from Pseudalkalibacillus sp. SCS-8 includes the following:
- a CDS encoding YpfB family protein; protein product: MKTIERIIMKVIICQVIFMIVGQLLVLQTGIGSYLNRVYQYEGILSGQRGETVETIDHSNDLWYHERVEKDLKK
- a CDS encoding flagellar brake protein; protein product: MIKAGETLELEMEKPGRKTVKYKCKVDKIDNGRIFVTYPTNLQTNKSEFFMIGSRFRASFTTSDKSTYAFSTEMVDRFKDRIPLLILSFPGEEGLEKVQRREFVRVDSAIDVAIHPTAHQFSPFTTLTSDISAGGCMINLPERHPLRNGQVIYCWMVIPLKQYTWYIKQKAMVLRILEGENGRLKAPLQFIDVTEKDKQNYLRFCFEEQLKFKKNGLI
- the ypeB gene encoding germination protein YpeB, with product MIRTVLLTILALAVVGTGYWGYKEHQEKNAVLINAENNYQRAFHDLNFHFDALEEKIGTTLAMNSRQQLSPALAEVWRLTSEAHNDVGQLPLALLPFNKTEEFLTKIGEFSYRIAIRDLTKSPLSDKEYQTLEKLHENATEIKNELRKVQSLVMKENLRWMDVELALATESDPKDNTIIDGLKTVDKSSEGYSEVNWGPEMTKISEFKDNKYKALKGKEITKEEAKKLAFKFLDLKQGSKVIVEENGKGSPYKAYRVSINEPQSKSNIYMELTKKGGHPVWILQDRDVKKAKLSLYKGSEKALAFLKAHAMDKMEMSVSDQYDNIGIYTYVKKQGDVRIYPQTITIKVALDNGDIIGYEGMNYLVGERERKITSPKLSEQEARGKMNPKLKIMEVHQGIIVNDLGEEVHCYEFLATLKNETFRIFINANNGYEEKVKKLDDPNTPVNSM